A stretch of Plectropomus leopardus isolate mb chromosome 24, YSFRI_Pleo_2.0, whole genome shotgun sequence DNA encodes these proteins:
- the LOC121962857 gene encoding FUN14 domain-containing protein 1 isoform X2, producing MATVDQREGQDDPGQDESEEEVYEVVDLTEYARRHQWWSRVFGNNSGPIAEKYSVATQIAMGGVTGWCAGYLFQRVGKIAATAVGGGFLLLQIANHSGYVQVDWKKVEKDVNKAKKHLKKKANKAAPEINTFIEEATDFIKRNIVLSSGFVGGFFLGLAS from the exons ATGGCGACTGTGGATCAAAGAGAAG GTCAGGATGACCCCGGTCAGGACGAGAGTGAAGAAGAGGTTTACGAGGTGGTGGACCTGACAGAATATGCACGGAGGCACCAGTGGTGGAGCAGGGTGTTTGGGAACAACTCCGGCCCCATTGCTGAGAAGTATTCTGTGGCCACACAGATCGCCATGGGAGGGGTGACTGGATG GTGTGCTGGTTACCTCTTCCAGAGAGTCGGGAAGATAGCTGCTACAGCTGTTGGCGGAGGGTTCCTTCTTTTACAG ATTGCCAATCACAGCGGCTACGTGCAGGTGGACTGGAAGAAGGTGGAGAAGGATGTGAACAAAGCAAAGAAGCACCTGaagaagaaagcaaacaaagcagcccctgaaataaacacattcattGAGGAG gcCACAGACTTTATAAAGAGGAACATCGTCTTGTCCAGCGGCTTCGTCGGCGGCTTCTTCCTGGGTTTGGCCTCCTAA
- the LOC121962857 gene encoding FUN14 domain-containing protein 1 isoform X1, translating to MATVDQREGQDDPGQDESEEEVYEVVDLTEYARRHQWWSRVFGNNSGPIAEKYSVATQIAMGGVTGWCAGYLFQRVGKIAATAVGGGFLLLQIANHSGYVQVDWKKVEKDVNKAKKHLKKKANKAAPEINTFIEEVKATDFIKRNIVLSSGFVGGFFLGLAS from the exons ATGGCGACTGTGGATCAAAGAGAAG GTCAGGATGACCCCGGTCAGGACGAGAGTGAAGAAGAGGTTTACGAGGTGGTGGACCTGACAGAATATGCACGGAGGCACCAGTGGTGGAGCAGGGTGTTTGGGAACAACTCCGGCCCCATTGCTGAGAAGTATTCTGTGGCCACACAGATCGCCATGGGAGGGGTGACTGGATG GTGTGCTGGTTACCTCTTCCAGAGAGTCGGGAAGATAGCTGCTACAGCTGTTGGCGGAGGGTTCCTTCTTTTACAG ATTGCCAATCACAGCGGCTACGTGCAGGTGGACTGGAAGAAGGTGGAGAAGGATGTGAACAAAGCAAAGAAGCACCTGaagaagaaagcaaacaaagcagcccctgaaataaacacattcattGAGGAGGTAAAG gcCACAGACTTTATAAAGAGGAACATCGTCTTGTCCAGCGGCTTCGTCGGCGGCTTCTTCCTGGGTTTGGCCTCCTAA
- the cenpl gene encoding centromere protein L, whose product MERQHISVTRTPLNNVVVQRRSKSKSYRLSYRSCLGATSRLGLTPALTARRLNTSRRAPKSHNITEKVNLEQLALLVKTEWQLSYVTPLYQFRHTQLKSYSRQLSAFIAAEKQRGLAVEVEGPQKPFRVSFSLVQGMAQSDDDAETVLIQIHSKSPFAKQDEPQKPVWSGWLTCINGNPDYLRSLPKDFICLPLFGSSGAEGFTTLVKSWLQQSFDCCFGPLEISHTSLQWLMALWTNCHKESSLQHLKMIWTLPVVPPLQVSYTVGPEDAWELWRSVRKEMENKGGEEAEEENSIDIEEVMRFMQGLKSHFYRHFRLDLSAGSLNQVSTALGSAKNSGRIKISNSKYMITTMTLLTECALLKMPI is encoded by the exons ATGGAGAGACAACATATCAG TGTGACGAGGACTCCTCTCAACAATGTTGTGGTCCAGAGGAGAAGCAAAAGTAAGAGCTACCGTCTGTCATACCGCAGCTGCTTGGGTGCTACGTCACGTCTCGGTTTAACTCCAGCACTGACAGCACGGAGGCTCAACACCAGCAGAAGAGCTCCAAAGTCCCACAACATCACT GAGAAGGTGAATTTGGAGCAGCTGGCCTTGCTGGTGAAAACGGAGTGGCAGCTGTCGTACGTCACTCCTCTCTATCagttcagacacacacagctgaagaGCTACTCCAGGCAGCTCTCAGCATTCATTGCTGCAGAGAAGCAGCGAGGTCTGGCAGTGGAGGTGGAGGGACCGCAGAAACCCTTCAGAGTCTCCTTCTCTCTGGTGCAGGGGATGGCCCAGTCTGATGATGATGCAGAGACTGTCCTCATACAG ATTCACTCAAAGTCTCCGTTCGCCAAGCAGGACGAGCCCCAGAAGCCAGTGTGGAGCGGCTGGCTCACCTGCATCAACGGCAACCCCGATTACCTGCGCTCACTTCCAAAGGACTTCATCTGCCTGCCGCTCTTCGGCAGCAGCGGGGCCGAGGGTTTTACTACTTTGGTCAAATCGTGGCTCCAGCAGTCCTTTGACTGCTGCTTCGGCCCGCTGGAGATCAGCCACACGAGCCTCCAGTGGCTGATGGCGTTGTGGACGAACTGCCACAAGGAGTCCAGCTTACAGCACCTCAAAATGATCTGGACTCTTCCAGTTGTGCCACCGCTGCAGGTCAGCTACACAGTCGGACCTGAAGACGCCtgggagctgtggaggagtgtgaggaaggagatggagaataaaggaggagaggaggcagaggaggaaaatagTATTGATATTGAGGAGGTGATGAGGTTCATGCAGGGGCTGAAGAGCCACTTCTACAGACACTTCAGGCTGGATCTGTCAGCGGGCAGCCTCAACCAGGTCTCCACAGCACTGGGCTCAGCCAAGAACAGCGGCAGGATCAAG ATCTCCAACAGCAAGTACATGATCACCACCATGACGCTACTGACAGAGTGCGCGCTCCTCAAAATGCCCATCTGA